GAGCTGCGCTCGATTACCGAGGCCCGCGAGATCGGTGCCGGGCGGCTTATCCACCCGACACGCCTCGCGATCAGCGGCGTGACATTCGGGCCGGGTCTGTTCGACTTGATGGTCGCCATCGGGCGCGAGGGCTGCGTACGCCGCATGAAGCGCGCCGTTGAGGTCCTTGGCTAAAGCAAGCTTGGGTTCGTTCAATCGTGGCCCCTCGTTCAGTCTATGCACAGCATGGCCCGCCTCGATGCTCGAAGCGGGCCGTGACTCGCGAGAGCATCCGTAGGACTGTGTTAGCCGGAGCTATTCAAACAAGCCTGAACATAGCGCGCTACGTCTGCTAGACGGAAGTCACCGTCACCAGCCACCTCGGGGAGCGGGCGGAAAGTGCGACCAGGGCCTGTCAAAATCGAGTCGTGGCAGGCAAGGAGCGCCCCGCCGAAGACTTCCAGAAGGATCGCGGAGCCGACAGGGCCGAGGCGGTCGCCGCCGCCCAGCACACCCGCCTCGCGGAGCACGTAGAAGAAGAGCGGTGTAGCCGACTCCAGATCGCTGCGCATCGTGGCATCGAGGTTGTTCCATCCTGGAATCTTGCCGAACTCCACGTCGGCGGCCGGGTCGATCCGCTGCGTGTCATCTTGGTTGTAGGCAAACGCAAGCTGTTGCGCGACGGTCTGGCCGCTCGGTAGTCCAAAGACGTGCCCACGGCGGAGATTGCGGAACGCGAGCGATTGCTCATGGGCAGGCGCGCTCCCAACCACCTCGATAGGTAGGCGAATCAACTCCCTCGCGAGTAGGTGATCGAAAGCCATGCAGCGTGCGAAGGGGATGGCTGAGTCCACATCAAGCAAATAGCTCCAATCCACAGTCAACTCGGGGGGCACCGGCGCGAACCCCGTCGTTCCAAAACGCTCGTCGAAGAGCTGGATGCGTTGATTTTCCCTGTTGACCGGATAGGTATCGCGGACCAGCGTATGCCCAAACCGAAAGGCGGCCACGCTGAATTCGGCCGGCATGGGGAGGTGCCGATCACCCGAGGGGGTGTAGAAGAAGGGGTAGGCATCTCCACGGCGGATGCGGTCGCGGACGTACGCGAAGATTGCGGGGTCGCAGATGCGTTCGAGAAAGTCGAAGACGACGAGATGCTGGAAGTGGTAGCGCGCTTGCCGCTGCGCTTCTTCGAAGGCCTCCTGAGCAGACCGACTCGTAGCGCGATACTTGGTAAGGAGGCAATTGTGAAAGCGAAGGAAGAGCAGATGCAGCTGAGCGATGAAGATGTTCTCGTCGTTGCGGGGGTCGCCGATGAGCGCTCGGCCCGTGAACGAGCCATCTTGCTCTTGCTTCAGGACACGCGGCAGGTCATTCTTGTTGACGAGGTTGCCCGTTCGAAGGCGACCAAAAATGGCGTCCTTGCCGTCGTCATAAAGGAACGGGCTCACCTCCGGACCGAATCCGTAGACGGAGTCGAGGTCGAGCGTCGGGGAGCGGAAGTTGGGGATGGTCTCGATCCTTGAGCGGGAGAGCGGGGAGTCGCTGAGCGCTGTGCCTCCGGCATCGAGCGTGATGTCGTGGTCGATGAACTGGGCAAAGAAGATGTAGGCAGCGGGAAGCGTGATCTCGTTGCTTGGGTGAGCGCCGCCGTCCATGATGCCTCCTTTGGCACCGAGCGCGGCTGCTGCGGCCTCAGAAACCGCGAGCGCCGTGTAATCAGGGCTGAGGCGCGTAAACGAGCCAATGCTCTGGTGGGGACAGCCTCGCACGGCCATCATGCCATGCATCTGTGGGTAGGGCATAGGTCGAGAGTGGTCAGGTTGAAGAGAGCCGACAGCCTGCGTTCCTACGCGTTTCTCCTGCACGCACATAGACCCTCGGGAGGTATGCTACTGGCGTTTTGTACACAGGTAAAAAGTGGCGATAGCACGAAAGAACAGCGTGTTGGAAATAGAGGAATTGCTTGGCAAGAAAAGGTCATGTAAATGGGTGATTTCTAGGGTGCCGCACTGTACAAACGCAAGCAGCCCACTTCGATCTTCGAAGTGAGCTGCTGCGGTGACGCTCCCAGCGGGGGGCTAAGGGCGGGGGTCGAACAGGCTACCTGAGCAAGGTCATCTGCGCCGAGGTGGTGGTTCCTGACTCTAGGTGCCGAGCCCGAAGGACGTAGACGCCGCTGGCATGGCCCGTGAGGTCGACTCGGACGACGGCCGTGCCAGCAGTCATGCGCGGCAGCATGAGTTGCTGTACGAGGCGGCCCGTCACGTCGTAGATCGCCACCTCGTAGTCGCCGTCGTCGGCGAGGAGAAGGCGGGCCTCCGTGGTTGGGTTGAACGGGTTCGGGTAGAAGCCCTCAATGCCGAGTTGCTCAGGCAAGGACGAATCGCTGTCGAGGACCCAGGCATTGGCGCCTCCGGCTTGCGCAATACGGACGCCGTCGCCGACTGTGACGGTCGCCGGGGCTGAGGTTGCTGTGGCGCCCTGGTCATCGGTAGCAATCGCGGAGAGCGTATACACGCCAGTCGGGGCGCGGCGGACGCGCACCGAGAACGGCGCGCTCGTGTCCTCGCCGATGGGCTCGCCGTCCACGAGGAACGTGACCTTCGTTACGGTGCCATCCGGATCTGACGCGTCGACACGGAGTGTCACGCTCCGGCCTGCGTCGAGGCGATCACCGTCCTGGGGCGACGTGAGCTCCACGACCGGTGCTTGGTTCTCGGCAGGCTCCTCGCCACCGCCGCTGGATCCTCCGTCACCGGTGTCGACGCCGCCAGTCGACCTACCACGCGAAAGGTCTGCCTCCTGGATGACACGGAGCCCGAAGCCTGGGCCTTCCCATTTGATCGACAGCTTTGGGTTCGACAGCTTCTTGTAGTGCTGGACATCAATGGCGTGGTAGCCCGCGGCGAGGCGAACGTAGCCTTCTCGGACTTCAGGCTGGCCGGGGCGGTTGCCCTGAATGACGACCTCGTCGCCGATGGAGAGCGTGCCCCCTTCCTTCGCGTCCATGACGAATCGGTAGGTGCCCGTTGTGGGCACGTCGAGGAAGCCCTCGTAGGAGACCGCGTGGCCCGAGAGTACGGGAAGGGCATCGAGGTCGAATTTGGAAGCGATACCCTCGCCCGTGGCGACGCCGAGTGTGTCAGCACGTGGCAGTTCGAGGAACGTACCGCTCCAGTAGGTGAACGCGACACCCGGCACCGCGTCGGTGAGCGATGTGCTAGCCTGTGGCTCAGCAAGGGCACTGTCGTCCGGACAGTAGAAGCCTGTTGTCATCCAGTCGCAGAAGCTGATCGACGCGTCGTCGTCGCCCTCGCCGTGCACCATGCCCGGACGGTTTGTGCCGGCGAGCGAGCCGTCGGCGTCGTAGATGCCGCCGTACTGCATCTTGTTGAAAAAGAAGACTGGCTCAGTGTTTACGAACCGCAGGCCCGAGGTCTCACTACCGGGCTCCAGCTTGCGCCATTCAACGGTAATGGCAGCTGGTTCTACGTTCACGAACGTCGCGCCGTCGATCGAGACGCGGCGTAGGTTCTCGTGCGACTTCTTCTGCGTCTGGTCGGTGATGTTGACGCCGCCCGCGGAACGCGCGTGGCGTGCGGTGGCTGGGATCGCACCGCCGACGTCGTTGGCCGTATTCCCTACGACGAACAGGTCGCGGATGCGGCCGAACGTCTGGCTCACGCCGATACCTGCATCTGCCACGACAGCGCCGACAATCGTTTCGTTCTCCTCCTCGATCCAGACGCCGGAGTGGCTCACCTTGTAGGCGAGGAAGTCCGGGCCGAATTCGAGGGGGTAAGGACCTTCTCGCAGGCCGATCATTAGGCCTGCCCCGTGCATCTTGGGTCCGTAGGAGGCGTGGCTGCCGAGACCGGGTGTCTCGTAGATCGCATGGGCGACGTTGCCGGTGAATGTGATCGGCCGATCACGATGCAGGTAGCGCGTGAACGTGGTGAAGCTCGACATGTACTGCTGGTCGAAGAAGAAGCCGTGACCCCGGTAGGAGCCGGCTGCGCGATTGTCGCGGATCTCGTTGTGGGGGTTGCGGCCCCAGAAGATGCCCGAGCGTTCCTCGCCCTGCGCTGACAACTCGTAGTTCTCGCGGTGCGGGAACGCAAAGTCGCGCGGTTGCTTGGCCCAGTTCAGAATGCCGAGGTTGCCGATGAACCGATTGTCGTACTCCTCGCCATCTTCGGCAAACACATACATGTGGTCCGTGACGTGGTAAGCGACGTTGTTCTCGACCGTCACGCGCTGCGTGCGGTGGGTGGCATAGGCCCGCTGGTAGCTGTGATGCACCGAGTTGCCCCGCGCGTAGTCGCTCGGCCGGTCGCCGGCGAGGTGCCAGTGAATCGGGTAGCGGCCTCTCACGCCCGTCTGGCCCATGCGCACGAGTTCGACGCCTTCGATCTGGGCCGTGCCGCCGACCATGAACATGACGTGCCCGCCAAAGCCGACGTGGTAGCCGGTCTCGTCAATGCGAGTCAGGCTGTTCTCGTCGCCCTGAATCACGATGTCGCGTGTCAGAAGGCCGACTTCGGCGCGCATGTCGATGCGGCGGCCCTCGATGGTCTGGATCTCTCCGAAGTGACGGTAGTCGAGGGGCTCCGTCAGCGTGACCGTTCGCCCGTTGACACGCTCGACGACGCGCTTCTCGGCTTCGAAGGGGCTATAGCCACTCGGCGCGATCACGATCTCGTCGCCAGGGCGCCAGTCGACGCGGTCGGCGAGACGAAGCTCCCGGTCGCCAGGGCGCACGTGCCCGTCGAGGACGGTCCAGGAAACCGCATCGCGCCGGTGTCCATGAATGCCGATGGAGCCGCCGTTCATCGTGGCGAGGAACTTGGTGCCCATCGACATAGAACCGCTGCCAGCTACGTTTTCGCTGGGATCGTCGGCGGTCAGCGTGATGGTGGCCTTGTGGCGGTAGGGTGCGTTCGGCGTACCGATTTCGAAGCGAGCTGTTGGGCCGCTTACGAGGATCCAGTCGGCGGTGAGGTCGACGGGCGCATCCGCAAACGAGAGCGTGCCCTCGACGCGGACGCCACCGAGCGGGGGCGTCGAAACGTCAAGGATGATGTGCTGGCCGACTGGGATGAGCATGTCCGCACCGGCGCGAGGGAGTTGGCCGTCCCAGGTAGCCGGGTCGCTCCACAACTGGGGTGCGCTGGTCGTGGCGAACGAGCCGATCCAAGAGCGCTCAGAGAGGATGTCGGGGTTGATTGCGCAGTCGAGGTTGCCCGAGGCGATGAAGGCATCGCGCTGCGACGCGGGCGCGTCGAGATTGAGGGCGGCTCGTGCAGGCAGACTTGTCGCAAGGGCAAGTGCAGCGAGAACGAGACAGAGCCAGAGATGGCGGGAAGCACGTAGGTGCGTAGGCATGGTCCGAGAAGCGACATGGGTAGGGAGCAGGCGGGTGATCCCGGCGAGCGCCGGCCTGCGTTGAGTCGCTATTCGGTATCAGCGTGAGAAGCGTAGCGCTAAGGGTTGAGTCTCGAAACGAGCTCGAACGCCCACGATCGGGAGTTCATATCTGCTGTTTGGAAAGCCCAGGGCGGATGTGCTGCGCCTGTATTCGACGTCGTTTCGATGCGTGGCACATCGACTCGCGTGGCGATCGGCATCGGGACTGCAATACGGGCTAGAATCGGAACGAAGACGGTTTCCAGAACGCGCTAGTGAAACCCTCTAACGAAAAGCGGGCACCGTCCGAAGACCGTGCCCGCTCGCAATCCGTGTGACCGGACGACCTACTTCAGCATCGTCACGCGCTCTGTGATCGTCTGCCCTGTCGAGGCTTGACGAGCCTGCAGGATGTAAAGCCCGCTGGCGTGCCCGCTCAGGTCGAGGGGGATATCCACATAGCCCGCCTCCTGGTCTAGCAGCAGAATCTCTTGTACGAGCCGACCCGCGACGTCGAAGATCTTGACATCGTAGTCACCAGCGAGCGGCATTGCCAATGACATGGTCGTGGCTGGGTTGAAGGGGTTCGGATAGACATCGTCGATGGCAAACTCGGCGGGCAGCGCCGATGAGTTGGAGAGACCCGCTTGGGCTGCTTCGAAAACGGTGATGTCAATGGGGGCCGACATCGTGCGCGCGCCCTCGTTGTCGACAGCTTCCGCCGTGATCGTGTAGGAGCCTGGCGAGAAGCGGGTGCCCCACTTCCACGGGGCCTTCTTGTCGCGACGCGTCTGGGTGCCATTCACGTAGAAGTAGACATCTGCGACCTCGCCGTCGGGGTCGCTGGCATCGACGCGGATGACGACACGCTTGTTGGACGAGAACGAACTCCCATCGCCGGGCTTCGTGATCGTGACCACCGGCGACTGGTTCTCGTCGGAGCTACCTCCGCCACCATCGCCGCCACCACCGCCGCCGGGCGGTTCCGTAGCCGTGCCCCAGACAAGTTCGTCGTCGCGTACGTCGCGCAGGCTAAAGCTTGGGCCATCCCACTTCAGCGCGAGCTGCGGATTTGAGAGCTTCTTATAGTGGTCAATTGCGATGGCGTGGTAGCCCGCTTCGAGGCGGACCCAACCCTCGTGGACCTGCGGCTGGCCAGGGCGGCTTGTCCAGATCACCGTCTCGCCGTTGATGGACAACGCTCCGCCTTCTTTGGCGTTGAGCTGGAACCGATAGTCGCCCGTCTCAGGGGCGTCGATGAAGCCTTCGAAGCGAACCGTGTGGCCCGAGTACACCGGGAGAACGCTCAGGTCGAAGTTGTCGGCGACCCCCGTGTCAGACGGGCTGTCGAGGCCGTCGACCTCGACAAGCTGGTAAAAATCGCCCTTCCACAGTGTGAACTGGACGCCCGGCCGCGGATTTTCGACGCCGACGGCTGTAGCCGGTGCTACTGTACCACCATCGTCGGGGCAGAACCAGCCGCTCGAAGCACCCATCCAGTCGCATTCGTTGATCGTGGCGACCCGGTCGTTCTCGCCGTAAACCATGCCAGGCTTGCCCTTGCCGGAGAGTGACCCATCGGCGTCGTAGATGCCGCCATACTCCATCTTCGTGAAGAAGAAGAGCGGGTCCGTGTTGACAAAGTTGAGCCCGGACACTTCGCTACCGAGTTCGAGCTTGCGCCATTCGATGGTCACCGCTGCGGGCTCTACGTTCACG
The Bacteroidota bacterium DNA segment above includes these coding regions:
- a CDS encoding peroxidase family protein — translated: MPYPQMHGMMAVRGCPHQSIGSFTRLSPDYTALAVSEAAAAALGAKGGIMDGGAHPSNEITLPAAYIFFAQFIDHDITLDAGGTALSDSPLSRSRIETIPNFRSPTLDLDSVYGFGPEVSPFLYDDGKDAIFGRLRTGNLVNKNDLPRVLKQEQDGSFTGRALIGDPRNDENIFIAQLHLLFLRFHNCLLTKYRATSRSAQEAFEEAQRQARYHFQHLVVFDFLERICDPAIFAYVRDRIRRGDAYPFFYTPSGDRHLPMPAEFSVAAFRFGHTLVRDTYPVNRENQRIQLFDERFGTTGFAPVPPELTVDWSYLLDVDSAIPFARCMAFDHLLARELIRLPIEVVGSAPAHEQSLAFRNLRRGHVFGLPSGQTVAQQLAFAYNQDDTQRIDPAADVEFGKIPGWNNLDATMRSDLESATPLFFYVLREAGVLGGGDRLGPVGSAILLEVFGGALLACHDSILTGPGRTFRPLPEVAGDGDFRLADVARYVQACLNSSG
- a CDS encoding G8 domain-containing protein; the protein is MPTHLRASRHLWLCLVLAALALATSLPARAALNLDAPASQRDAFIASGNLDCAINPDILSERSWIGSFATTSAPQLWSDPATWDGQLPRAGADMLIPVGQHIILDVSTPPLGGVRVEGTLSFADAPVDLTADWILVSGPTARFEIGTPNAPYRHKATITLTADDPSENVAGSGSMSMGTKFLATMNGGSIGIHGHRRDAVSWTVLDGHVRPGDRELRLADRVDWRPGDEIVIAPSGYSPFEAEKRVVERVNGRTVTLTEPLDYRHFGEIQTIEGRRIDMRAEVGLLTRDIVIQGDENSLTRIDETGYHVGFGGHVMFMVGGTAQIEGVELVRMGQTGVRGRYPIHWHLAGDRPSDYARGNSVHHSYQRAYATHRTQRVTVENNVAYHVTDHMYVFAEDGEEYDNRFIGNLGILNWAKQPRDFAFPHRENYELSAQGEERSGIFWGRNPHNEIRDNRAAGSYRGHGFFFDQQYMSSFTTFTRYLHRDRPITFTGNVAHAIYETPGLGSHASYGPKMHGAGLMIGLREGPYPLEFGPDFLAYKVSHSGVWIEEENETIVGAVVADAGIGVSQTFGRIRDLFVVGNTANDVGGAIPATARHARSAGGVNITDQTQKKSHENLRRVSIDGATFVNVEPAAITVEWRKLEPGSETSGLRFVNTEPVFFFNKMQYGGIYDADGSLAGTNRPGMVHGEGDDDASISFCDWMTTGFYCPDDSALAEPQASTSLTDAVPGVAFTYWSGTFLELPRADTLGVATGEGIASKFDLDALPVLSGHAVSYEGFLDVPTTGTYRFVMDAKEGGTLSIGDEVVIQGNRPGQPEVREGYVRLAAGYHAIDVQHYKKLSNPKLSIKWEGPGFGLRVIQEADLSRGRSTGGVDTGDGGSSGGGEEPAENQAPVVELTSPQDGDRLDAGRSVTLRVDASDPDGTVTKVTFLVDGEPIGEDTSAPFSVRVRRAPTGVYTLSAIATDDQGATATSAPATVTVGDGVRIAQAGGANAWVLDSDSSLPEQLGIEGFYPNPFNPTTEARLLLADDGDYEVAIYDVTGRLVQQLMLPRMTAGTAVVRVDLTGHASGVYVLRARHLESGTTTSAQMTLLR